One Trichomycterus rosablanca isolate fTriRos1 chromosome 10, fTriRos1.hap1, whole genome shotgun sequence DNA window includes the following coding sequences:
- the LOC134321879 gene encoding uncharacterized protein LOC134321879 yields MSCTGSVGALLRSVRQRAGRERIRSAAGILGAGSTRLYRSSSGAEAADRGPGGWYTVDLRSDTVTVPGTAMRSAMAQARVGDDVFGEDPTVNELQEIAADMFGMEAALFVPTGTMSNLIAVMVHCRERGDEVILGDLSHIHVYEQGGSAQLAGVHSTTLTTLADGTFDLEQLESKIRHGYPDAHYPRSRLVCVENTHNIMGGRVLPLSFLQELHSLADKYGLAVHMDGARLMNAAVAQGVHPSVILKHCHTVSVCLSKGLGAPAGTILAGSKDFIQRAVRARKALGGGMRQSGILAAAGKIALLDMVARLKVDHTNARYFAKGLAECDPPLYQVDVSAVDTNIVRFSLRASGPSPDEFCELMEKVTEEEVKALDRGVQVLMFPHVGGTVRAVWHLGISEEDTQLAIKKAHFVAQQISLKSAL; encoded by the exons ATGTCGTGTACGGGGTCTGTAGGTGCACTTCTGCGGAGTGTGAGACAGCGGGCGGGTCGGGAGCGGATCCGCAGTGCAGCTGGTATACTGGGAGCGGGCAGTACCAGGCTGTACCGCAGCAGCAGTGGTGCAGAAGCTGCGGATCGAGGACCAGGCGGTTGGTACACTGTGGATTTGCGCAGTGATACAGTAACTGTACCCGGAACGGCAATGCGCAGCGCCATGGCACAGGCCCGAGTCGGGGACGATGTGTTCGGGGAAGATCCCACCGTCAATG AGCTGCAGGAAATAGCAGCAGATATGTTTGGCATGGAGGCAGCTTTGTTTGTACCCACAGGGACCATGAGCAACCTTATTGCAG TTATGGTGCACTGCAGAGAGAGGGGGGATGAGGTTATATTGGGGGATCTCTCTCATATACACGTCTATGAGCAGGGTGGGAGTGCGCAG CTCGCTGGAGTTCACTCCACCACTCTCACAACTCTGGCTGATGGAACATTTGATCTAGAGCAGCTGGAATCAAAGATCCGTCATGGTTACCCCGATGCCCACTACCCTCGCTCTCGCCTGGTGTGTGtcgaaaacacacacaacatcatGGGTGGACGAGTCCTCCCTCTGTCTTTCCTGCAGGAG CTACACTCACTAGCTGACAAATATGGACTTGCTGTTCATATGGATGGTGCAAGGCTAATGAATGCAGCAGTGGCACAGGGTGTGCATCCTTCAGTCATACTTAAACACTGCCacactgttagtgtgtgtctgtCCAAG GGATTGGGGGCACCAGCAGGGACCATACTTGCTGGGTCCAAGGACTTCATCCAGAGAGCAGTGCGTGCTCGTAAAGCATTGGGTGGTGGAATGCGCCAGTCAGGCATTTTAGCAGCAGCTGGAAAGATTGCCTTGTTAGACATGGTGGCTAGACTGAAAGTGGACCACACGAATGCCAGGTACTTTGCTAAAG GTCTGGCAGAGTGTGATCCACCTCTTTATCAGGTGGACGTGTCTGCGGTTGATACCAACATAGTGCGCTTTAGTTTGCGAGCTTCTGGGCCAAGTCCTGATGAGTTCTGTGAGCTGATGGAGAAGGTGACTGAAGAGGAGGTGAAAGCTCTGGACCGAGGTGTACAGGTGCTGATGTTCCCTCATGTTGGAGGCACCGTGAGAGCTGTATGGCATCTGGGCATTAGCGAGGAGGACACTCAGCTAGCTATAAAGAAAGCCCATTTTGTGGCCCAACAGATTAGTCTAAAATCagcattataa